AAATGAGATTATAGCTACTGTTGTTTATAACCCAATGAATATAAATTCTATTTCTGAAATAAAACAAAATAATTTACGAGTTGTAAAAAATGGATGGAATGAATTTTGGTTAATTGAAGAAGAATTTTTAAAACCAATACTTACAAGTCCAAAAGACATAGATCAATACCAAATAATAGAAACCAACTTACCCTATGTAGCTTTTATTTGTAATAAAGATAGAAATGAATTAAAAAAGCACTACAAACACGCCTATCATTATATTCTTTTTGGAGAACATAATCAAATACATAAAGTACCAACCTTGGAATCAAGAAATAANTGGTATGATTTAGGAGAAAAAAAAATACCTCCTTTGTCATTTAATTATATGATAAATGATTTTGGACGAACATTTTATGCTAATTCTTATTCAAATAATAATTTTCACAATATTTATCCAAAACAAAATTTAAAATTCATTTTCTATTATTTGAATTCTATTATTAGTTGGTTCATACAACAATTAATAATGAGAAGTAACTTAGGTGATGGTGCCGGAAAAATAGAAAAATATGAATTAGCAGATTTTCCAACACCGGATATTGACTTAGAAAAANTAAATATAGACTTAGGGNAAACCCGAAATTACAAAGAAGAATTAGGCAACTTAACCGATTTATCTACCGTTAATCCCGAAAGAGTAAAATTAGACAGCGCAATTCTTGAAGCAATTGGTTACACCGATAAAGAAGAAAGAGAAAATGTATTGTTGGAATTATATCGCGCCACATACAAACTAATAGATGCACGATTGCAAAAAGCCCAAAGTCAAAAAACGGTAAAAGCCAAACGTAATCAGGTATCGTTTAGCGTTTACATTGACGAACTCGAAAATTTGCTACAAGAAAAAAACATAAGCAAAACCAAAACCCAGCGTTTTGCCCGCGATTTAGAAAAAATAATAGCCGAAATCACCCTCGAACATAAACTACAGAAGAAGATATTCGATACTTTTTGGAAAAAACAATTCCGCGAAACCTTTAACGAAAAAGAAGTGGCAAATAAAGGACAGCAAAGTTTGTTTGGATAAAAAAAGAAAATCAAAAATAATATTATGGCGCTCTATAAAAACAACAATACGGCATTAAGTTCCATTAAGGAAGAACCTTTTAAGTTGGAACGGGAAATACAGCGTGTATTTGAAAAAAATCTGTTTCAAATAATGGGGTTGGAAATGGTAAAATCGGAATTTACCATTAAAAACAAACGCATTGATACCTTAGCGTTTGACCCGCAAACCAAGTCGTTTGTGATTATTGAATATAAGCGCGTAAAAAACGATAGCGTAATTGACCAGGGGTTTTCCTATCTGAACCTGATGTTGCAATACAAAGCAGATTTTATATTGGAATACAACGAAGGACTGAAAAAAACATTGAAACGAGACGATGTGGATTGGTCACAAACGCGCGTAGCTTTTGTATCGCAGGGTTTTAACGATTATCAGCGTGAAGCGGTGGATTTCAAAGATATTACCATTGAACTGTGGGAAGTAAAACAATACGAGCAAAACATTATTTCCATTAATCAAATTAAAAAAAGCAAATCTGCGGAAAGCATTAAATCCATTACCAACCGCAACAAGGAGTTGGAAGATATTACCAAAGAAATAAAGGTTTACACCGAAGAAGACCATTTGCAGGGCAAACCCGATGAAACGGTAGAGCTGTATGAAACATTCAAAAACGCGATATTGGAACTATCCACCGACATTGAANTAAAACCTCNNAAATGGTANNTTGCCTTTAAGAAAAACGGNGCCAATGTTTCGGATATTGAAATACANAAAAACGGTATTAAAATAAGTGTGAACCTGAAAAANGGNAAATTGGACGATCCCAAAAAAATTATGCGTGATGTGTCGGTATTAAAAGGGCATTCACTCAATGGCGATTATGAACTTAAAGTTGAAAACGACAACGATTTGCAATACATTATGAGTTTGATAAAACAAGCGTTGTAGGAAATAGAAAATAAATAAAAATATATCTTTTTTTGTGATAAATTTCACTTATAAGTAAAATTTGTATATATTTGCAAACTCTTTCCTGAATATGAAATGCAAAATCGTAAAAATACCACAGCTCAGCGGGAAAGCGGCTTCTGTATACAGTGTTGTATTGGAAGGCGACACAGACACAGGAACTCTACTCAATAAATTTGTTACAGAAAACGAAATTTTATTTAAAAGTGAAACAATTGACATTCTCAAGCGTTTACATACTATAGGACATCTTACCGGATGCCGCGAACAGTTTTTTAAGGACAATGAAGGTAAGCCCGGCGATGGTGTTTGTGCCATATATGACGAAGACAGCAAGTTAAGGTTATATTGTATTCGTTACGGAACACAACTGATTGTGGTTGGTAGCGGAGGCAAAAAACCGAAATCCATTCGCGCTTTACAAGAAAGTGACAAACTAAAAGATGAAAACTATTTTTTAAGGAATTTATCCGTTTTAATTTCTGAACGTATCCAAGAAAAAGAAATCCGTTTCTCGGACGATGGTATGGATTTTATTGGAGATTTGGAATTTAACGACGAAGAATAAAAACATTATGAACAACTACAATAACGAAACATTAAACAGACTGCTATCTGAAATTACTCCCGAAGAGCAAGCCAAAACAGATGCCAAAATGCTTTTGGCTGTGAAGATTGCCGATGCTATGAAAGCGAAGGGCTGGAACAATACGCAACTGATGAAGGAAACGGGCAAAACCAACCCTTCTGAAATTACACGTTGGTTAAGCGGAACACAAAACTTTACAGTGGAAACATTGGTGGACTTGGAGCGGGTGTTGGGAATAAAACTTCTTAATTTAGAAGAAGACAGGCCTGAAGTGCAAACAATAGAAAATATTCAACTGACTTTAATCGTTCCAATTGTTAAGAAACAAGTGTCAACTACTTCTTTGGTAAGTGAACCGGAAAAT
The genomic region above belongs to uncultured Paludibacter sp. and contains:
- a CDS encoding conserved hypothetical protein (Evidence 4 : Unknown function but conserved in other organisms); amino-acid sequence: MALYKNNNTALSSIKEEPFKLEREIQRVFEKNLFQIMGLEMVKSEFTIKNKRIDTLAFDPQTKSFVIIEYKRVKNDSVIDQGFSYLNLMLQYKADFILEYNEGLKKTLKRDDVDWSQTRVAFVSQGFNDYQREAVDFKDITIELWEVKQYEQNIISINQIKKSKSAESIKSITNRNKELEDITKEIKVYTEEDHLQGKPDETVELYETFKNAILELSTDIEXKPXKWXXAFKKNGANVSDIEIXKNGIKISVNLKXGKLDDPKKIMRDVSVLKGHSLNGDYELKVENDNDLQYIMSLIKQAL
- a CDS encoding conserved hypothetical protein (Evidence 4 : Unknown function but conserved in other organisms): MYIFANSFLNMKCKIVKIPQLSGKAASVYSVVLEGDTDTGTLLNKFVTENEILFKSETIDILKRLHTIGHLTGCREQFFKDNEGKPGDGVCAIYDEDSKLRLYCIRYGTQLIVVGSGGKKPKSIRALQESDKLKDENYFLRNLSVLISERIQEKEIRFSDDGMDFIGDLEFNDEE
- a CDS encoding hypothetical protein (Evidence 5 : Unknown function), giving the protein MNNYNNETLNRLLSEITPEEQAKTDAKMLLAVKIADAMKAKGWNNTQLMKETGKTNPSEITRWLSGTQNFTVETLVDLERVLGIKLLNLEEDRPEVQTIENIQLTLIVPIVKKQVSTTSLVSEPENTQTYFSQTYYS